In one Balaenoptera ricei isolate mBalRic1 chromosome 20, mBalRic1.hap2, whole genome shotgun sequence genomic region, the following are encoded:
- the SOCS3 gene encoding suppressor of cytokine signaling 3, whose amino-acid sequence MVTHSKFPAAGMSRPLDTSLRLKTFSSKSEYQLVVNAVRKLQESGFYWSAVTGGEANLLLSAEPAGTFLIRDSSDQRHFFTLSVKTQSGTKNLRIQCEGGSFSLQSDPRSTQPVPRFDCVLKLVHHYMPPSGAPSFSSPPAEPSSSPPTEPSSSSPSSEVPEQPSTQPLPGSPPRRAYYIYSGGEKIPLVLSRPLSSNVATLQHLCRKTVNGHLDSYEKVTQLPGPIREFLDQYDAPL is encoded by the coding sequence ATGGTCACCCACAGCAAGTTTCCCGCCGCCGGGATGAGCCGCCCCCTGGACACCAGCCTGCGCCTCAAGACCTTCAGCTCCAAGAGCGAGTACCAGCTGGTGGTGAACGCAGTGCGCAAGCTGCAGGAGAGCGGCTTCTACTGGAGCGCCGTGACGGGCGGCGAGGCGAACCTGCTGCTCAGCGCCGAGCCCGCCGGCACCTTCCTCATACGCGACAGCTCGGATCAGCGCCACTTCTTCACGCTCAGCGTCAAGACGCAGTCGGGGACCAAGAACCTGCGCATCCAGTGCGAGGGGGGCAGCTTCTCGCTGCAGAGCGATCCTCGGAGCACGCAGCCAGTGCCCCGCTTCGACTGCGTGCTCAAGCTGGTGCATCACTACATGCCGCCCTCCGgcgccccctccttctcctcgcCCCCAGCTGAACCCTCCTCCTCGCCCCCAACTgaaccctcctcctcctcgccctCCTCCGAGGTGCCCGAGCAGCCGTCcacccagccgctcccggggagCCCCCCCAGGAGAGCCTATTACATCTACTCGGGGGGCGAGAAGATCCCTCTGGTGCTGAGCCGGCCCCTCTCCTCCAACGTGGCCACTCTGCAACATCTCTGTCGCAAGACCGTTAACGGCCACCTGGACTCCTATGAGAAAGTCACCCAGCTGCCTGGGCCCATTCGGGAGTTCCTGGACCAGTACGATGCCCCCCTTTAG